In Mus musculus strain C57BL/6J chromosome 9, GRCm38.p6 C57BL/6J, one genomic interval encodes:
- the Gpr83 gene encoding probable G-protein coupled receptor 83 isoform 1 precursor (isoform 1 precursor is encoded by transcript variant 1) — protein sequence MKVPPVLLLFLLSSVRATEQPQVVTEHPSMEAALTGPNASSHFWANYTFSDWQNFVGRRRYGAESQNPTVKALLIVAYSFTIVFSLFGNVLVCHVIFKNQRMHSATSLFIVNLAVADIMITLLNTPFTLVRFVNSTWVFGKGMCHVSRFAQYCSLHVSALTLTAIAVDRHQVIMHPLKPRISITKGVIYIAVIWVMATFFSLPHAICQKLFTFKYSEDIVRSLCLPDFPEPADLFWKYLDLATFILLYLLPLFIISVAYARVAKKLWLCNTIGDVTTEQYLALRRKKKTTVKMLVLVVVLFALCWFPLNCYVLLLSSKAIHTNNALYFAFHWFAMSSTCYNPFIYCWLNENFRVELKALLSMCQRPPKPQEDRLPSPVPSFRVAWTEKSHGRRAPLPNHHLPSSQIQSGKTDLSSVEPVVAMS from the exons ATGAAGGTTCCTCCtgtcctgcttctctttcttctgtcctcAGTGCGAGCTACTGAGCAACCGCAGGTCGTCACTGAGCATCCCAGCATGGAGGCAGCCCTGACCGGGCCCAACGCCTCCTCGCACTTCTGGGCCAACTACACTTTCTCTGACTGGCAGAACTTCGTGGGCAGGAGACGTTATGGGGCCGAGTCCCAGAACCCCACGGTGAAAGCACTGCTCATCGTGGCCTACTCATTCACCATCGTCTTCTCGCTCTTCGGTAATGTCCTGGTCTGTCATGTCATCTTCAAGAACCAGCGCATGCACTCGGCCACCAGCCTCTTCATTGTCAACCTGGCAGTGGCGGACATCATGATCACATTGCTCAACACGCCCTTCACTTTG GTCCGCTTTGTGAACAGCACATGGGTGTTTGGGAAGGGCATGTGTCATGTCAGTCGCTTTGCTCAGTACTGTTCTCTACATGTCTCAGCACTGACTCTGACAGCTATCGCAGTGGACCGCCACCAG GTCATCATGCATCCACTGAAGCCTCGGATCTCCATCACCAAGGGTGTCATATATATTGCTGTCATCTGGGTCATGGCTACCTTCTTCTCTCTGCCACATGCCATCTGCCAGAAACTGTTTACCTTCAAGTACAG TGAGGACATTGTGCGCTCCCTCTGCCTGCCGGACTTCCCGGAGCCAGCTGACCTCTTCTGGAAGTATCTGGACCTGGCCACCTTCATCCTGCTCTACCTACTTCCACTCTTCATTATCTCAGTGGCCTATGCTCGTGTGGCCAAGAAGCTGTGGCTCTGTAACACCATTGGCGACGTGACCACAGAGCAGTACCTCGCCCTGCGACGCAAGAAGAAGACCACCGTGAAGATGCTGGTGCTTGTGGTAGTCCTCTTTGCCCTCTGCTGGTTCCCTCTCAACTGCTATGTCCTCCTCttgtccagcaaggccatccacACCAACAATGCCCTCTACTTTGCCTTCCACTGGTTTGCCATGAGCAGTACTTGTTATAACCCCTTCATCTACTGCTGGCTCAATGAGAACTTTAGGGTTGAGCTTAAGGCATTGCTGAGCATGTGCCAAAGGCCACCCAAGCCGCAGGAAGACAGGCTACCCTCCCCAGTTCCTTCCTTCAGGGTGGCATGGACAGAGAAGAGCCATGGTCGGAGGGCTCCACTACCTAATCACCACTTGCCCTCTTCCCAGATCCAGTCTGGGAAGACAGATCTGTCATCTGTGGAACCCGTTGTGGCCATGAGTTAG
- the Gpr83 gene encoding probable G-protein coupled receptor 83 isoform X2 has protein sequence MKVPPVLLLFLLSSVRATEQPQVVTEHPSMEAALTGPNASSHFWANYTFSDWQNFVGRRRYGAESQNPTVKALLIVAYSFTIVFSLFGNVLVCHVIFKNQRMHSATSLFIVNLAVADIMITLLNTPFTLVRFVNSTWVFGKGMCHVSRFAQYCSLHVSALTLTAIAVDRHQRPWDFQESQSLHDTLFPPLEVIMHPLKPRISITKGVIYIAVIWVMATFFSLPHAICQKLFTFKYSEDIVRSLCLPDFPEPADLFWKYLDLATFILLYLLPLFIISVAYARVAKKLWLCNTIGDVTTEQYLALRRKKKTTVKMLVLVVVLFALCWFPLNCYVLLLSSKAIHTNNALYFAFHWFAMSSTCYNPFIYCWLNENFRVELKALLSMCQRPPKPQEDRLPSPVPSFRVAWTEKSHGRRAPLPNHHLPSSQIQSGKTDLSSVEPVVAMS, from the exons ATGAAGGTTCCTCCtgtcctgcttctctttcttctgtcctcAGTGCGAGCTACTGAGCAACCGCAGGTCGTCACTGAGCATCCCAGCATGGAGGCAGCCCTGACCGGGCCCAACGCCTCCTCGCACTTCTGGGCCAACTACACTTTCTCTGACTGGCAGAACTTCGTGGGCAGGAGACGTTATGGGGCCGAGTCCCAGAACCCCACGGTGAAAGCACTGCTCATCGTGGCCTACTCATTCACCATCGTCTTCTCGCTCTTCGGTAATGTCCTGGTCTGTCATGTCATCTTCAAGAACCAGCGCATGCACTCGGCCACCAGCCTCTTCATTGTCAACCTGGCAGTGGCGGACATCATGATCACATTGCTCAACACGCCCTTCACTTTG GTCCGCTTTGTGAACAGCACATGGGTGTTTGGGAAGGGCATGTGTCATGTCAGTCGCTTTGCTCAGTACTGTTCTCTACATGTCTCAGCACTGACTCTGACAGCTATCGCAGTGGACCGCCACCAG AGGCCTTGGGACTTCCAGGAGTCACAGAGTCTACATGACACCCTCTTCCCACCCCTGGAG GTCATCATGCATCCACTGAAGCCTCGGATCTCCATCACCAAGGGTGTCATATATATTGCTGTCATCTGGGTCATGGCTACCTTCTTCTCTCTGCCACATGCCATCTGCCAGAAACTGTTTACCTTCAAGTACAG TGAGGACATTGTGCGCTCCCTCTGCCTGCCGGACTTCCCGGAGCCAGCTGACCTCTTCTGGAAGTATCTGGACCTGGCCACCTTCATCCTGCTCTACCTACTTCCACTCTTCATTATCTCAGTGGCCTATGCTCGTGTGGCCAAGAAGCTGTGGCTCTGTAACACCATTGGCGACGTGACCACAGAGCAGTACCTCGCCCTGCGACGCAAGAAGAAGACCACCGTGAAGATGCTGGTGCTTGTGGTAGTCCTCTTTGCCCTCTGCTGGTTCCCTCTCAACTGCTATGTCCTCCTCttgtccagcaaggccatccacACCAACAATGCCCTCTACTTTGCCTTCCACTGGTTTGCCATGAGCAGTACTTGTTATAACCCCTTCATCTACTGCTGGCTCAATGAGAACTTTAGGGTTGAGCTTAAGGCATTGCTGAGCATGTGCCAAAGGCCACCCAAGCCGCAGGAAGACAGGCTACCCTCCCCAGTTCCTTCCTTCAGGGTGGCATGGACAGAGAAGAGCCATGGTCGGAGGGCTCCACTACCTAATCACCACTTGCCCTCTTCCCAGATCCAGTCTGGGAAGACAGATCTGTCATCTGTGGAACCCGTTGTGGCCATGAGTTAG
- the Gpr83 gene encoding probable G-protein coupled receptor 83 isoform 2 precursor (isoform 2 precursor is encoded by transcript variant 2) — protein MKVPPVLLLFLLSSVRATEQPQVVTEHPSMEAALTGPNASSHFWANYTFSDWQNFVGRRRYGAESQNPTVKALLIVAYSFTIVFSLFGNVLVCHVIFKNQRMHSATSLFIVNLAVADIMITLLNTPFTLVIMHPLKPRISITKGVIYIAVIWVMATFFSLPHAICQKLFTFKYSEDIVRSLCLPDFPEPADLFWKYLDLATFILLYLLPLFIISVAYARVAKKLWLCNTIGDVTTEQYLALRRKKKTTVKMLVLVVVLFALCWFPLNCYVLLLSSKAIHTNNALYFAFHWFAMSSTCYNPFIYCWLNENFRVELKALLSMCQRPPKPQEDRLPSPVPSFRVAWTEKSHGRRAPLPNHHLPSSQIQSGKTDLSSVEPVVAMS, from the exons ATGAAGGTTCCTCCtgtcctgcttctctttcttctgtcctcAGTGCGAGCTACTGAGCAACCGCAGGTCGTCACTGAGCATCCCAGCATGGAGGCAGCCCTGACCGGGCCCAACGCCTCCTCGCACTTCTGGGCCAACTACACTTTCTCTGACTGGCAGAACTTCGTGGGCAGGAGACGTTATGGGGCCGAGTCCCAGAACCCCACGGTGAAAGCACTGCTCATCGTGGCCTACTCATTCACCATCGTCTTCTCGCTCTTCGGTAATGTCCTGGTCTGTCATGTCATCTTCAAGAACCAGCGCATGCACTCGGCCACCAGCCTCTTCATTGTCAACCTGGCAGTGGCGGACATCATGATCACATTGCTCAACACGCCCTTCACTTTG GTCATCATGCATCCACTGAAGCCTCGGATCTCCATCACCAAGGGTGTCATATATATTGCTGTCATCTGGGTCATGGCTACCTTCTTCTCTCTGCCACATGCCATCTGCCAGAAACTGTTTACCTTCAAGTACAG TGAGGACATTGTGCGCTCCCTCTGCCTGCCGGACTTCCCGGAGCCAGCTGACCTCTTCTGGAAGTATCTGGACCTGGCCACCTTCATCCTGCTCTACCTACTTCCACTCTTCATTATCTCAGTGGCCTATGCTCGTGTGGCCAAGAAGCTGTGGCTCTGTAACACCATTGGCGACGTGACCACAGAGCAGTACCTCGCCCTGCGACGCAAGAAGAAGACCACCGTGAAGATGCTGGTGCTTGTGGTAGTCCTCTTTGCCCTCTGCTGGTTCCCTCTCAACTGCTATGTCCTCCTCttgtccagcaaggccatccacACCAACAATGCCCTCTACTTTGCCTTCCACTGGTTTGCCATGAGCAGTACTTGTTATAACCCCTTCATCTACTGCTGGCTCAATGAGAACTTTAGGGTTGAGCTTAAGGCATTGCTGAGCATGTGCCAAAGGCCACCCAAGCCGCAGGAAGACAGGCTACCCTCCCCAGTTCCTTCCTTCAGGGTGGCATGGACAGAGAAGAGCCATGGTCGGAGGGCTCCACTACCTAATCACCACTTGCCCTCTTCCCAGATCCAGTCTGGGAAGACAGATCTGTCATCTGTGGAACCCGTTGTGGCCATGAGTTAG
- the Gpr83 gene encoding probable G-protein coupled receptor 83 isoform X1: MKVPPVLLLFLLSSVRATEQPQVVTEHPSMEAALTGPNASSHFWANYTFSDWQNFVGRRRYGAESQNPTVKALLIVAYSFTIVFSLFGNVLVCHVIFKNQRMHSATSLFIVNLAVADIMITLLNTPFTLVRFVNSTWVFGKGMCHVSRFAQYCSLHVSALTLTAIAVDRHQGLELQKMVRPRGDGGELRSPSVTFVPSSLCPALFTCKRPWDFQESQSLHDTLFPPLEVIMHPLKPRISITKGVIYIAVIWVMATFFSLPHAICQKLFTFKYSEDIVRSLCLPDFPEPADLFWKYLDLATFILLYLLPLFIISVAYARVAKKLWLCNTIGDVTTEQYLALRRKKKTTVKMLVLVVVLFALCWFPLNCYVLLLSSKAIHTNNALYFAFHWFAMSSTCYNPFIYCWLNENFRVELKALLSMCQRPPKPQEDRLPSPVPSFRVAWTEKSHGRRAPLPNHHLPSSQIQSGKTDLSSVEPVVAMS, from the exons ATGAAGGTTCCTCCtgtcctgcttctctttcttctgtcctcAGTGCGAGCTACTGAGCAACCGCAGGTCGTCACTGAGCATCCCAGCATGGAGGCAGCCCTGACCGGGCCCAACGCCTCCTCGCACTTCTGGGCCAACTACACTTTCTCTGACTGGCAGAACTTCGTGGGCAGGAGACGTTATGGGGCCGAGTCCCAGAACCCCACGGTGAAAGCACTGCTCATCGTGGCCTACTCATTCACCATCGTCTTCTCGCTCTTCGGTAATGTCCTGGTCTGTCATGTCATCTTCAAGAACCAGCGCATGCACTCGGCCACCAGCCTCTTCATTGTCAACCTGGCAGTGGCGGACATCATGATCACATTGCTCAACACGCCCTTCACTTTG GTCCGCTTTGTGAACAGCACATGGGTGTTTGGGAAGGGCATGTGTCATGTCAGTCGCTTTGCTCAGTACTGTTCTCTACATGTCTCAGCACTGACTCTGACAGCTATCGCAGTGGACCGCCACCAG GGTCTGGAACTACAGAAGATGGTCAGGCCTCGAGGAGATGGGGGCGAGCTCAGGTCCCCTTCTGTCACCTTTGTACCCTCCTCACTCTGCCCTGCTCTTTTCACTTGCAAGAGGCCTTGGGACTTCCAGGAGTCACAGAGTCTACATGACACCCTCTTCCCACCCCTGGAG GTCATCATGCATCCACTGAAGCCTCGGATCTCCATCACCAAGGGTGTCATATATATTGCTGTCATCTGGGTCATGGCTACCTTCTTCTCTCTGCCACATGCCATCTGCCAGAAACTGTTTACCTTCAAGTACAG TGAGGACATTGTGCGCTCCCTCTGCCTGCCGGACTTCCCGGAGCCAGCTGACCTCTTCTGGAAGTATCTGGACCTGGCCACCTTCATCCTGCTCTACCTACTTCCACTCTTCATTATCTCAGTGGCCTATGCTCGTGTGGCCAAGAAGCTGTGGCTCTGTAACACCATTGGCGACGTGACCACAGAGCAGTACCTCGCCCTGCGACGCAAGAAGAAGACCACCGTGAAGATGCTGGTGCTTGTGGTAGTCCTCTTTGCCCTCTGCTGGTTCCCTCTCAACTGCTATGTCCTCCTCttgtccagcaaggccatccacACCAACAATGCCCTCTACTTTGCCTTCCACTGGTTTGCCATGAGCAGTACTTGTTATAACCCCTTCATCTACTGCTGGCTCAATGAGAACTTTAGGGTTGAGCTTAAGGCATTGCTGAGCATGTGCCAAAGGCCACCCAAGCCGCAGGAAGACAGGCTACCCTCCCCAGTTCCTTCCTTCAGGGTGGCATGGACAGAGAAGAGCCATGGTCGGAGGGCTCCACTACCTAATCACCACTTGCCCTCTTCCCAGATCCAGTCTGGGAAGACAGATCTGTCATCTGTGGAACCCGTTGTGGCCATGAGTTAG